From the Variovorax paradoxus genome, the window TGGACCGCGGCGAAGTGGTCGAGGTCGGGCCGCACGACCAGCTCATGGAGAAGCAGGGCGCCTACTGGCGGCTGTATCAGGCGCAGCTGCGCCAGGCCGACGACGCGAGCGAAGGCGCGGCCGACGAGCGCGCCGGTGCGCAGGCGCCGTTGCCCATCGTCCACGCAGCCCATCCGGCGGGGGACGCATGAAAAGCACAAAGCTCTCCCCCGGGCTGCGCGCGCTTCGTGTCGCTCCGCCTTCCCCCCGCCGGGGGCAACACCAGTGGCCCTGCAGAGCCGGTTCCACGGTGTCCAGCGAAAGGGCAATTCCATGATCGACATCGACTCCGCGTCAACGACGGCACCATCCTTCGAACTCGCGCGCGACAGCTTCGGCCGCCTCGTGCTGACCGACGCCCAGGGCGAGCGCCATGCGGGCGTCACGCCCGTGCGCGCCTTTCCGCTGAGCGCGCCCGACCGCGGCGTGTCGCTGGTGGGCAGCGAAGGCCGCGAGCTGGTCTGGATCGACGACATGGCCGGGCTGCCGGCGCCAGCCATGGCGCTGCTGCAGGAGGAACTCGCGGTGCGCGACTTCGCGCCCACGCTGCTGCAGCTGCACAAGGTGTCCAGCTTCGGCGTCCCCAGCACCTGGACCGTCAGCACCGACCGCGGCGACACCAGCTTCGTGCTCAAGGCCGAGGAGGACATCCGCCGGCTCGAAGGCGGTGCGCTTCTCATCGCGAGCACGCACGGGGTGCAGTTCAGGATTCCCGACGTGAAGGCACTCGATCGCGCGTCGCGCAAGCTGCTCGAGCGCTTCCTCTAGGGCGTGTTCACACCATTTCGGGCCGGCCAACCCGAATTCGCGACGCCAGAAGCAGTGTGAGCACGCCCTGGGCAGGAAACGCCGCGCCGGCGTTCAACG encodes:
- a CDS encoding DUF1854 domain-containing protein, with protein sequence MIDIDSASTTAPSFELARDSFGRLVLTDAQGERHAGVTPVRAFPLSAPDRGVSLVGSEGRELVWIDDMAGLPAPAMALLQEELAVRDFAPTLLQLHKVSSFGVPSTWTVSTDRGDTSFVLKAEEDIRRLEGGALLIASTHGVQFRIPDVKALDRASRKLLERFL